The Aedes aegypti strain LVP_AGWG chromosome 3, AaegL5.0 Primary Assembly, whole genome shotgun sequence genome contains a region encoding:
- the LOC5578455 gene encoding uncharacterized protein LOC5578455 — MNLTVGLSLLFSVVSLTSAASIQRSDEADVVTSILEGLNLNDVLIELIEQFKNIMPCGIPSLGVPALVPFELNHTAFKIDKPGLLYFDGEINDLFVDDMNNFDVVNVDLQIFKLKLDFSFLFHSIKTTGKYKAQGKALSFIPFNRSGNFGFNFNGLSLAGSIKVALNGDKLLVEEFKLYPTVKSVNSKFEHVFFLPLTNLIFNKIVESVVPKYLRENQEDVSLFLESYIKPEVNELLGDYTLEDLMGLLQGSENGTIPSTC; from the exons ATGAATCTAACAGTAGGACTTTCCCTTTTGTTCAGTGTAGTTTCACTTACAAGTGCAGCTAGTATACAGCGGAGTGATGAAGCAGATGTTGTCACCTCAATACTGGAAGGTTTGAATTTAAACGACGTTCTTATTGAATTGATCGAGCAATTCAAGAACATTATGCCTTGTGGGATTCCTAGCTTGGGAGTTCCAGCTTTGGTGCCTTTTGAGCTAAATCACACTgcattcaaaattgataaaccTGGACTTCTGTA CTTTGATGGAGAGATCAACGACTTATTTGTTGATGACATGAACAATTTCGATGTTGTGAACGTTGATCTTCAGATCTTCAAGCTGAAATTAGACTTCAGTTTTCTTTTCCACTCAATTAAAACTACTGGAAAGTATAAGGCACAAGGAAAAGCCTTGAGTTTTATTCCATTCAACAGGAGCGGAAATTTTGGATTCAACTTCAATG GTTTGAGCCTAGCTGGATCAATTAAAGTGGCATTGAATGGCGATAAGCTGCTTGTCGAAGAGTTTAAGTTGTACCCAACAGTGAAATCTGTGAATTCCAAATTCGAACACGTTTTCTTCCTACCACTCACTAACCTGATCTTCAATAAAATCGTTGAGTCAGTTGTGCCAAAATACCTGAGGGAAAATCAAGAGGACGTTTCATTGTTCCTGGAGAGTTACATCAAACCAGAAGTCAACGAGCTATTGGGAGACTACACTCTTGAAGATCTCATGGGTTTGCTACAGGGTTCAGAAAATGGAACCATTCCAAGCACTTGTTAA